TCACTAGAAGCCATTACTAGATACTTACAAACAATGTTCTTTTAAAGAGCATAACAACTTGTTTTTGTACAATtagtttaaaaatatataaacataatatatatacatgtaaGGCAACGAATGGTTTGTTAATCATGATCACTCACAcgaatgtatatatgtatgtatgtgTATGCAATATAAGTGTAAGAAGTCAAATGATGGTATTCAATAagaatacatatatatgcatatggTTTGGTTTCTCGATGATATTATAAGTTTTAAGTAATAAAAAGTggatatagaaaaaataaggtttataacttttttaataatgcatactttttaaaatagtCCTTTATACTGTTTTTGTAATATGGTTTTATTGCAATTGCTGTTAAAATGTTTTCTGGCTGCTCAGCCCAAATTCTATatttcaaattatttttatctagGTTTTCTGATAAGTTTTTCATTTCATCTGTACTATCAACTTTTAATATAACTTTGTGCATagtgtttattttttctggTGATAAATATTCCTTTACGATAATATCGTCCATATTTTCAGCTATTACTGCAACACTAATAAAAAGGTgaaatcatatatatgtgtgtgtgGATGTAAGGATTTACATATGTATCTCGTTTTtataaggaaaaaatataaatcatataaaaatagtacaTATGTATTATCAATTTAATTGATTAATTAATGttttgaattaaaaaatattctacAAGAATTTGGctatatatgaaattatatatctACATATTTTACCATGCATGACATCCCTGTGCTATGATAGACCCAAGTGGCCATCTTTTATCCAAAATTTCCTTATTTACTAAAATGTATTGAACAATTGGATTTTCTTGCATCTTTtcttaataaaaatttgcCTTTcctataaaaatgtttaagTACATCAGTATCACATTTAACTAATAGGAATGTAAAATCATGTACACTGATATTCATGCATATAAGTATATACAtctatttatttgttaacattatgcatatattttagaggaagtgatatttattttatttttttattttataataataaagtaGGAGATGAAAGGAATACATTAATCATATACCTTCTCAgtatggaaaaaaatattataattttgttttgttttttagATTATTATgttgtaatattttatagcTAATTATACTATGATATAGTTTGTTCTATGAAATGTAATAACattgtaaataaattaatagtatttatttttttatttcggTGAAATATTTAGAAACCCATAGTAGTAATAgcaaacatatttattgttatcgatatttatacaaatgTTTGCACC
The sequence above is a segment of the Plasmodium berghei ANKA genome assembly, chromosome: 1 genome. Coding sequences within it:
- a CDS encoding peptidyl-tRNA hydrolase PTRHD1, putative, with the protein product MQENPIVQYILVNKEILDKRWPLGSIIAQGCHACVAVIAENMDDIIVKEYLSPEKINTMHKVILKVDSTDEMKNLSENLDKNNLKYRIWAEQPENILTAIAIKPYYKNSIKDYFKKYALLKKL